GGTTTTTGGTTCACAATACATTCAACGTAAAATTGTAACCTTTTCGTATAATCGTTTTCTCCAATAACAACTGGAAAACGAACTGCAACAACTGGGAATGTTGCTTGTTGAAATACAACGGCTTCAGCTAATCTCTTTCCTTCACCATAATTGAAGTCATTCCTATCTCCATACGCGATTGCATAATCGTACGGATTAAAGTCTTCTTCTGATAAGCTTAGGCAGGTTCATAGACGGCCATTAAAGATGTCATAACATATTTCTTCGTTTTCCCTCGTAACACTTCACATGTTATCTTCGCTGCATTCGAGCTATAGCATAAATTATCGTATACAATATCATAACTTTTTCCTTCTAGACACTTTTCTAGTAGCTTTCCATCTTCTCTATCAATAATTATTCTTTTTACTGCGCTACCAAAAGAATCTTCAGTAACTCCCCTCGTCGCAATCGTTACATCGTGCCCCTCTTGCAAAAGTGCTTCTACTAAATGTTTACCAAAAAATCTTGTTCCCCCTAGCACCAATACTTTTTTCAACTTCATCATCCCCATTTTAGCAAATTGTAAAATACTACCTCTCTATTATAAGTGCCAACATATAAAAAGCATGGAATTCGTTTAACGATTCCATGCTTTTCTACAGAAAATATATTAACGTACTCGATATTTATAAATACAATAACAGAAGTACAAAATAGAAATTACTGATACATAAACCCATAGTTCATATACAAATCCCTCTCCCCACACTCCCATAAAATAAAAGAGTGAAGGTAAAGTCAATGTTACCCATGATTGTACGAAGGCAATCCTTCCAAGATATTGATTAATGTTCTTCTTTTGTGTATTTAATACAAAGAATAAATACCAAAGTAATGCCCACATAAACCACGTTAACGCATTAACAACATCATGGAATTGAACAAATGAAACAACCATATAGAATAAGGCTATAATTGCTACCCAAATACAAAACCATCCTAGACCACTACTATCCATTCCTTTTATAAAAGTAACACCTACATATAAATAAGTTAATCCAAATAAGAAAGTAGCCGCATATGAATACACTGTCCAATTGCTTTGGTCAGAAATCATGATCAAATAAAACGGAATAATAATTTGTAGTGCACCCACAAATAAATTAAAAACACCCGCACTTTTCATCTCTGCTTTCCCTAATATAACAAGACTATTTAAAAATAAAGCTGCCCCTGAAAGTAATAATCCTACATAACCCATATATATTCGTGTGAAAATCTTTACCTTTCACACTTTTAACCTCCCCACACTATAAAGTGATACTTATATTATTTTTCTTCCCATTTAAAACTACATACATAATTTTTCATTCAAATAAGTCAGACCTCCTACCTCAAAAAGGAGCAAACTTAAAACGCTTTCAATAATAAATAATCCTATCAAAACATGAACTAGGATTCCTTGATTATAAACGGACTCTATCAATGATACAAGTGTTGGAATACTTTTCAATAATACGCTTTCAATTTCTATAAAAAATTAATAAAATAATACATT
This DNA window, taken from Bacillus cereus ATCC 14579, encodes the following:
- a CDS encoding AmiS/UreI family transporter, encoding MGYVGLLLSGAALFLNSLVILGKAEMKSAGVFNLFVGALQIIIPFYLIMISDQSNWTVYSYAATFLFGLTYLYVGVTFIKGMDSSGLGWFCIWVAIIALFYMVVSFVQFHDVVNALTWFMWALLWYLFFVLNTQKKNINQYLGRIAFVQSWVTLTLPSLFYFMGVWGEGFVYELWVYVSVISILYFCYCIYKYRVR